A part of Chitinimonas koreensis genomic DNA contains:
- the hisN gene encoding histidinol-phosphatase has protein sequence MHPAAAFLPIAHRLADAARAAILPHYRSGLAIDDKLDASPVTQADRGAEQAMRAILAAELPEHGIVGEEFGRERDQAEWVWVLDPVDGTKSFIVGRPTFCTLIGLLHHGRPVLGLIDQPVLAERWVGVEGRSTTLNGVATQTSDITALAAARLGSTGPQYLPGAAGEGFARLQAQCRFTVWGGDAYAYALLASGGYDLVVEAGLKLHDFAALVPVVKGAGGVMTDWQGGELDRDSDGSVLVAATPALHAAARAVLG, from the coding sequence ATGCACCCCGCTGCCGCCTTCCTCCCCATCGCCCACCGCCTCGCCGACGCCGCCCGCGCCGCCATCCTGCCGCACTACCGCAGCGGCCTCGCCATCGACGACAAGCTCGACGCCAGCCCGGTCACCCAGGCCGATCGCGGGGCCGAGCAGGCGATGCGCGCGATCCTGGCGGCCGAGCTGCCGGAGCACGGCATCGTCGGCGAAGAATTCGGCCGCGAGCGCGACCAGGCCGAGTGGGTCTGGGTGCTCGATCCGGTCGACGGCACCAAGAGCTTCATCGTCGGCCGGCCGACCTTCTGCACCCTGATCGGCCTGCTGCACCACGGCCGGCCGGTGCTGGGGCTGATCGACCAGCCGGTGCTGGCGGAGCGCTGGGTCGGCGTCGAAGGCCGGTCGACCACGCTCAACGGCGTCGCCACGCAGACCTCCGACATCACCGCGCTGGCCGCCGCGCGGCTCGGCTCGACCGGGCCGCAATACCTGCCCGGCGCGGCCGGCGAGGGTTTCGCCCGGCTGCAGGCGCAGTGCCGCTTCACGGTCTGGGGCGGCGATGCCTATGCCTATGCGCTGCTGGCCTCGGGCGGCTACGACCTGGTGGTCGAGGCCGGCCTCAAGCTGCACGACTTCGCCGCGCTGGTGCCGGTGGTGAAGGGCGCCGGCGGGGTGATGACCGACTGGCAGGGCGGCGAGCTCGACCGCGATTCGGACGGCAGCGTGCTGGTGGCCGCCACGCCGGCGCTGCACGCGGCGGCCCGCGCGGTGCTGGGCTGA
- the cas2 gene encoding CRISPR-associated endonuclease Cas2, with product MLIIVCYDVNTETREGRRRLRRVAKVCESTGQRVQKSVFECQVNQMQYEDLERRLLAEIEPSEDNLRLYRLAETRGCEVKEHGIFRATDFEGPLVL from the coding sequence ATGCTGATCATCGTCTGCTACGACGTGAACACCGAGACGCGCGAAGGCCGCCGTCGCCTGCGGCGAGTGGCCAAGGTCTGCGAAAGTACGGGACAACGCGTGCAGAAATCGGTATTCGAATGCCAAGTCAACCAGATGCAATATGAGGATCTGGAACGGCGACTGCTGGCAGAAATCGAACCGTCCGAAGACAACCTGCGCCTGTATCGCCTGGCGGAAACCCGTGGTTGCGAAGTCAAGGAACACGGCATATTCCGAGCAACCGACTTCGAAGGCCCACTCGTGCTTTGA
- the cas4 gene encoding CRISPR-associated protein Cas4, whose translation MESPDPIPISALQHWRYCPRQCALIHLEQAFDDNLHTARGNALHARVDTPGAETRAGCRIVRALPLWSDRLGLSGRADVVEFLPDGTPYPVEYKHGRRRVRDFDELQLAAQAICLEEMTGRSVTEGALFYAGSKKRRPVRIDTTLRQAVEDCTAAIRSTFAAGRLPPPVNDERCRECSLRDRCQPEALAIPEQQRQLLARLFEVDE comes from the coding sequence ATGGAGTCGCCCGATCCGATCCCCATCAGCGCCCTCCAGCACTGGCGCTATTGCCCGCGCCAGTGCGCGCTGATTCATCTGGAGCAGGCGTTCGATGACAATCTGCACACGGCGCGGGGCAATGCGCTCCATGCCCGGGTCGACACGCCCGGCGCCGAAACCCGCGCCGGTTGCCGCATCGTGCGCGCGCTGCCCCTATGGAGCGACCGCCTCGGCCTGAGCGGCAGGGCCGACGTAGTCGAGTTCCTGCCCGACGGCACACCCTACCCGGTCGAATACAAGCACGGCCGTCGCCGCGTGCGCGACTTCGACGAATTGCAGTTGGCGGCTCAGGCGATCTGCCTCGAAGAAATGACGGGCCGATCCGTCACCGAGGGTGCGCTGTTCTACGCCGGATCGAAGAAACGCCGTCCAGTTCGCATCGATACGACCTTGCGCCAGGCCGTGGAAGACTGCACCGCGGCGATCCGCTCCACCTTCGCCGCGGGCCGGCTCCCGCCACCAGTCAATGACGAACGCTGCCGCGAGTGCTCACTCCGCGATCGCTGCCAACCCGAGGCGCTGGCGATACCCGAGCAGCAAAGGCAATTGCTGGCGCGTCTGTTCGAGGTCGACGAATAG
- the cas1c gene encoding type I-C CRISPR-associated endonuclease Cas1c translates to MQLLNTLYVTTPDAYLRLDNDTLRVEVGQDTRLRVPLHHLSGVVTFGHVMLSTPLMHRLAEEAITLTLLDANGRFKARLEGPQSGNILLRQAQHRRAAEMAFALMTAHACVAGKIRNARQVLLRGAREAKSESERAQLERGGNDLAASLRALPGAIDLDTVRGLEGEAARQYFARFNLLIRPDRRDAFHFDGRTRRPPRDRLNALLSFLYSMWTSDCRAACEAAGLDPQLGFLHVVRPGRPALALDLVEEFRPFADRLALSLINRRQIDTTSFVEREGGAVLLEGDARRDIVVAFQERKQEALQHSLFKEAIPLGLMPLVQARLMARAIRGETEGYLPFVFK, encoded by the coding sequence ATGCAACTGCTCAACACGCTTTACGTCACCACGCCCGACGCCTACCTACGGCTGGACAACGACACGCTGCGCGTCGAAGTCGGCCAGGACACCCGGCTGCGCGTACCGCTGCATCACCTGAGCGGCGTGGTCACCTTTGGTCATGTCATGCTGTCCACGCCGCTGATGCATCGACTTGCGGAAGAGGCCATCACGCTGACACTCCTTGACGCCAATGGCCGTTTCAAGGCGCGACTGGAAGGACCACAGAGCGGCAACATCCTGCTGCGACAAGCTCAGCACCGACGAGCCGCGGAAATGGCCTTCGCACTGATGACGGCGCACGCATGCGTCGCCGGCAAGATTCGCAATGCGCGGCAGGTTCTGTTGCGAGGCGCTCGTGAGGCCAAGAGCGAATCGGAACGCGCGCAGCTCGAGCGTGGCGGCAACGATCTGGCGGCTAGCCTGCGTGCGCTACCCGGCGCCATCGACCTCGATACGGTAAGGGGGCTCGAAGGCGAAGCCGCCCGCCAATACTTCGCCCGATTCAATTTGCTGATCCGCCCGGATCGGCGCGACGCCTTCCATTTCGATGGCCGAACACGCCGGCCACCACGAGATCGGCTCAATGCCTTGCTGTCCTTTCTTTACTCGATGTGGACCAGCGACTGTCGAGCGGCGTGCGAAGCAGCCGGGCTCGACCCACAGCTCGGCTTCCTGCACGTGGTGCGTCCGGGCAGACCCGCACTGGCACTGGATTTGGTGGAAGAGTTCAGGCCGTTTGCCGACCGCCTGGCGCTGAGCCTAATCAATCGCAGGCAGATCGACACGACGAGCTTCGTCGAACGCGAGGGAGGCGCCGTGCTACTGGAGGGTGATGCGCGGCGCGACATCGTCGTTGCCTTTCAGGAGCGCAAGCAGGAAGCCTTGCAACATTCATTGTTCAAGGAAGCGATCCCGCTCGGCCTGATGCCCTTGGTCCAGGCACGGCTGATGGCTAGGGCGATCCGCGGCGAAACCGAAGGCTATCTGCCCTTCGTATTCAAGTAG
- a CDS encoding RNA-binding S4 domain-containing protein — translation MSQPVAVRLDKWLWAARFFKTRSLAVTAIEAGHVHLGGERAKPARQLKPGDTLRILAPHGEFEVEVLALSEQRGPAETARQLYRETEASQAARERRREEQALAPQFDHPDVRGRPTKKWRRQLQSFERGQD, via the coding sequence TTGAGCCAGCCCGTCGCCGTCCGCCTCGACAAGTGGCTGTGGGCCGCGCGCTTCTTCAAGACGCGCAGCCTGGCCGTCACGGCGATCGAGGCCGGCCATGTCCACCTCGGCGGTGAACGCGCCAAGCCGGCACGCCAGCTCAAGCCCGGCGACACGCTGCGCATCCTGGCGCCGCACGGCGAATTCGAAGTCGAGGTGCTCGCGCTGAGCGAGCAGCGCGGCCCGGCCGAGACCGCGCGCCAGCTCTATCGCGAAACCGAGGCCAGCCAGGCGGCGCGCGAGCGGCGCCGCGAGGAACAGGCGCTGGCGCCGCAGTTCGACCATCCCGACGTGCGCGGCCGGCCGACCAAGAAGTGGCGGCGGCAACTGCAGTCGTTCGAGCGCGGGCAGGACTGA
- the cas7c gene encoding type I-C CRISPR-associated protein Cas7/Csd2: MAIVHRYDFVLLFDVKDGNPNGDPDAGNLPRIDAETGHGLVTDVSLKRKVRNFVGLVKGETPPYEIYVKEKAILNQTHERAYVATDNGELLKGEEKKRKGGGDAVTAARNWMCANFYDVRTFGAVMSTGVNCGQVRGPVQLTFARSVAPIVSLEHSITRMAVATEAEAEKQDGDNRTMGRKHTVPYGLYVAHGFVSSFLAKQTGFSDDDLELLLKALEQMFEHDRSAARGEMATRGLYVFKHESELGNAHAHSLFERIQVQPVDPSKPARDFADFRVTVNDADLPTGVTLQRRVG; the protein is encoded by the coding sequence ATGGCCATCGTCCACCGTTACGACTTCGTCCTCCTGTTCGATGTGAAGGACGGCAACCCCAACGGCGACCCTGACGCCGGCAACCTGCCGCGCATCGATGCCGAAACCGGCCATGGCCTGGTCACCGACGTCAGCCTCAAGCGCAAGGTGCGCAACTTCGTGGGCTTGGTGAAGGGCGAGACGCCGCCCTACGAGATCTACGTCAAGGAAAAGGCCATCCTCAACCAGACCCACGAACGCGCCTACGTCGCTACCGATAACGGCGAGTTGCTCAAGGGCGAGGAGAAGAAGCGCAAGGGCGGCGGCGATGCGGTGACCGCCGCCCGTAACTGGATGTGCGCCAACTTCTACGATGTGCGTACCTTCGGCGCAGTGATGAGCACCGGCGTCAATTGCGGCCAGGTGCGCGGGCCCGTGCAACTGACCTTCGCGCGCTCGGTCGCGCCCATCGTATCGCTCGAACACAGCATCACCCGGATGGCCGTGGCCACCGAGGCGGAAGCCGAGAAACAGGACGGCGACAACCGCACCATGGGCCGCAAGCACACCGTGCCCTATGGCCTCTACGTCGCCCACGGCTTCGTTTCCTCCTTCCTCGCCAAGCAGACCGGTTTCTCGGACGACGACCTGGAACTGCTGCTCAAGGCACTGGAACAAATGTTCGAGCACGACCGTTCGGCCGCCCGCGGCGAGATGGCTACTCGCGGGCTCTATGTGTTCAAGCACGAGTCCGAGCTTGGCAATGCTCACGCCCATAGCCTGTTCGAACGCATCCAGGTTCAGCCTGTGGACCCCAGCAAGCCGGCACGCGACTTCGCCGACTTCCGCGTGACGGTGAACGATGCGGATCTGCCGACCGGCGTGACCTTGCAACGGCGGGTCGGCTGA
- the msrB gene encoding peptide-methionine (R)-S-oxide reductase MsrB — MAKVVKTDAEWRAQLSETQYRVTRHAHTEPPFTGIYWDTETPGTYNCICCGTPLFVSGTKFDAGCGWPSFWQALPGVVAEKVDTSHGMVRTEILCAVCDAHLGHVFPDGPGPTGLRYCVNSASIDLDAGTKTE; from the coding sequence ATGGCCAAAGTGGTCAAGACCGACGCCGAATGGCGTGCCCAGCTGAGCGAGACGCAGTACCGCGTCACCCGCCACGCCCACACCGAGCCGCCCTTCACCGGCATCTACTGGGACACCGAGACGCCCGGCACCTACAACTGCATCTGCTGCGGCACGCCGCTGTTCGTCTCCGGCACCAAGTTCGACGCCGGCTGCGGCTGGCCCAGCTTCTGGCAGGCGCTGCCCGGCGTGGTGGCCGAAAAGGTCGATACCAGTCACGGCATGGTGCGCACCGAGATCCTGTGCGCGGTGTGCGATGCGCATCTGGGGCATGTGTTTCCCGACGGGCCGGGGCCGACCGGGTTGCGGTATTGCGTGAATTCGGCGTCGATTGACCTGGACGCAGGAACGAAGACTGAATAA
- the cas5c gene encoding type I-C CRISPR-associated protein Cas5c, whose product MNRFCLEVSGDFACFTRPEMKVERVSYDLITPSAARNVFQAILWKPEIDWRIHRIEVLKPIRWINLRRNEVGKTVPAGAVASAMKQGRGALGLYIEEERQQRAGLFLRDVGYRLHAELTVKPEARAANPLAKYREMFARRAERGQCVNQPYLGCREFAASFRLVDPLSEPADRQDLSEADRAELGFGKPRDLGYMLHDLDFSDPADPQPRFFRAELHDGAMAVPDWQEALA is encoded by the coding sequence ATGAATCGGTTCTGCCTCGAAGTCAGCGGTGACTTCGCCTGCTTCACCCGTCCCGAGATGAAGGTCGAGCGCGTCAGCTACGACCTGATCACCCCGTCCGCCGCCCGCAACGTCTTCCAGGCCATCTTGTGGAAGCCCGAGATCGACTGGCGCATCCACCGGATCGAAGTGCTCAAGCCCATCCGCTGGATCAACCTGCGCCGCAACGAAGTCGGCAAGACCGTGCCGGCCGGCGCAGTCGCCAGCGCGATGAAGCAGGGTCGCGGCGCGCTCGGGCTTTACATTGAAGAAGAGCGGCAGCAACGGGCCGGGCTGTTCCTGCGCGACGTCGGCTACCGGCTGCATGCCGAATTGACGGTCAAGCCGGAAGCGCGGGCCGCCAATCCCCTGGCCAAGTATCGCGAGATGTTCGCGCGCCGCGCCGAGCGCGGCCAATGCGTGAACCAGCCTTATCTCGGCTGCCGTGAATTCGCGGCCAGCTTTCGCCTGGTCGATCCGCTCTCCGAGCCCGCCGACCGGCAAGACTTGAGCGAAGCCGACCGCGCCGAACTCGGCTTCGGCAAGCCGCGCGACCTCGGCTACATGCTGCATGACCTCGACTTCTCCGACCCGGCCGATCCACAGCCGCGCTTCTTCCGGGCCGAACTGCACGACGGCGCGATGGCGGTGCCGGACTGGCAGGAGGCATTGGCATGA
- a CDS encoding DUF3718 domain-containing protein, which translates to MTNRLWLCLAATALVAGAQADDDLRALQKICDYIKVDDRSSLRRTLDETEVDLRREYGDFKCGKYSLLRYAALSGSLEAATLLVSKAGKKAIGEKEGDGMNAIEWAQKQADGADAGLKPKIKAVVELMQSKQ; encoded by the coding sequence ATGACCAACAGACTCTGGCTTTGCCTCGCGGCGACCGCGCTCGTGGCCGGCGCCCAGGCCGACGACGACCTGCGTGCCCTGCAGAAGATCTGCGACTACATCAAGGTGGACGACCGTTCGAGCCTGCGCCGCACGCTCGACGAGACCGAGGTCGACCTGCGCCGCGAATACGGCGACTTCAAGTGCGGCAAGTACAGCCTCCTGCGCTATGCCGCGCTCAGCGGCTCGCTCGAGGCGGCCACGCTGCTGGTCAGCAAGGCCGGCAAGAAGGCGATCGGCGAGAAGGAAGGCGACGGCATGAACGCGATCGAATGGGCGCAGAAACAGGCCGACGGTGCCGACGCCGGGCTCAAGCCCAAGATCAAGGCGGTGGTGGAGTTGATGCAGTCCAAGCAGTGA
- a CDS encoding CRISPR-associated endonuclease Cas3'' encodes MQAPHTVQDVALAHVRPAPEKPSGWDVHLLHEHLHEVARLAAERATVFAAEEWARLAGRWHDLGKYRPPFQGKIRKGSGFDPDAHIEQGGRANHSTAGALHAIETLRQRHGSVGELAGRVLAYLIASHHAGLYDWESNVSAGLKARLADAESRREYDEALSARPAADILADEDFNPGPSLKAVLAAEHDQPGAYALWVRMLFSALVDADFLDTERFMDPAQFERRGRFPAIAELRAAYDAHMARFGEPAGAVNQLRARVLAQCRWKASETPGAFSLTVPTGGGKTLASLGFALEHALRHGKRRIVYAIPYTSIIEQTTDVFRRVFEGLAGDPVIEHHSQAERDGDTLASRLACENWDAPLIVTTNVQLFESLFAARTSHCRKLHNLAGSVIVLDEAQQLPPEFLQPILDVLRLLIAHYGVTVVFCTATQPVLTHREMLDPRHGLRGFEEGQVCEIIDDPDALFDALKRVAVELPADLAAHGDWDEIAAAIAAEDCILAIVNRKSDARELWRRLPEGAICLTTDLCGAHRAALLAEIRTRLDGRRTGSDPRPLHVVSTSLIEAGVDVDFPVVWRALAGLDSIAQAAGRCNREGRLDGLGRVKVFVPPTGEPRGTLALAAGATRAVLHGYDDPDGSRLLADRNGMWRYFRRYYADCGGHDQRGIVDLLHRDVLTPRLDGMLAVAFRTAAERFRLIDDEERVTVYVCYPAGDEKVQALLDRLAQGQAERWSIRALQRYAVSVRKKDMQRMGNDLHPVLLDSYILINPLRYHPELGLNTEQVAIYNPSATAL; translated from the coding sequence ATGCAGGCACCGCATACCGTGCAGGACGTCGCCCTGGCCCATGTCCGGCCCGCGCCCGAGAAACCGTCCGGCTGGGACGTCCATCTTCTCCACGAACATCTTCACGAGGTCGCTCGCCTCGCCGCCGAGCGCGCCACCGTCTTCGCCGCCGAGGAATGGGCTCGGCTGGCGGGCCGCTGGCACGACCTCGGCAAATACCGGCCGCCATTCCAGGGCAAGATCAGGAAAGGCAGCGGCTTCGATCCGGACGCCCATATCGAGCAAGGTGGCCGGGCCAATCATTCGACCGCCGGTGCCTTGCATGCGATCGAGACGCTCAGGCAGCGTCACGGCAGCGTCGGAGAACTGGCCGGCCGCGTCCTCGCCTATCTGATCGCCAGCCACCATGCCGGGCTGTACGACTGGGAATCGAACGTCAGCGCCGGCTTGAAGGCGCGCCTCGCCGATGCAGAATCCCGTCGGGAATACGATGAAGCGCTGTCGGCCCGGCCGGCTGCCGACATCCTGGCCGACGAAGATTTCAACCCAGGCCCTTCGCTCAAGGCCGTCCTGGCTGCCGAACACGACCAGCCCGGCGCATACGCGCTGTGGGTACGCATGCTGTTCTCCGCGCTGGTCGACGCCGACTTCCTCGATACCGAGCGCTTCATGGACCCGGCCCAGTTCGAGCGCCGAGGCCGCTTTCCCGCCATCGCCGAATTGCGTGCCGCCTACGACGCCCATATGGCCCGCTTCGGCGAACCGGCCGGCGCGGTCAACCAGTTGCGCGCCCGGGTCCTGGCCCAGTGCCGCTGGAAGGCTAGCGAAACGCCGGGCGCCTTCTCGCTCACCGTCCCTACCGGCGGCGGCAAAACCTTGGCCAGCCTCGGTTTCGCGCTCGAGCACGCGTTGCGCCACGGCAAGCGCAGAATCGTCTACGCGATCCCCTACACCAGCATCATCGAGCAGACCACCGACGTATTCCGCCGGGTATTCGAAGGCCTGGCGGGCGATCCGGTGATCGAACACCACAGCCAGGCCGAGCGCGACGGCGACACGCTGGCGAGCCGGCTGGCCTGCGAGAACTGGGATGCGCCGCTGATCGTCACCACCAACGTACAGTTGTTCGAGAGCCTGTTCGCCGCCCGCACCTCGCACTGCCGCAAGCTGCACAACCTGGCCGGTAGCGTGATCGTGCTCGACGAAGCGCAGCAACTGCCCCCCGAGTTCCTGCAGCCGATCCTCGACGTATTGCGCCTGCTGATCGCGCACTACGGCGTGACGGTGGTGTTCTGTACCGCAACGCAGCCGGTGCTGACCCATCGCGAGATGCTTGATCCACGCCATGGCCTGCGCGGTTTCGAGGAAGGCCAGGTCTGCGAAATCATCGACGATCCCGACGCCCTGTTCGATGCGCTCAAGCGCGTCGCGGTCGAGCTCCCCGCCGATCTGGCCGCGCACGGCGATTGGGACGAAATCGCCGCGGCCATCGCTGCCGAGGATTGCATCCTGGCCATCGTCAACCGCAAGTCCGATGCGCGCGAACTGTGGCGGCGGCTGCCCGAGGGTGCGATCTGCCTGACCACCGACCTGTGCGGTGCGCATCGAGCCGCCCTGCTGGCCGAGATTCGCACCCGGCTCGACGGCCGCCGCACGGGCAGCGATCCGCGCCCCTTGCATGTCGTGAGCACGAGTCTGATCGAGGCCGGCGTGGACGTCGATTTCCCGGTGGTCTGGCGAGCGCTGGCCGGCCTGGATTCGATCGCGCAGGCAGCCGGCCGCTGCAACCGCGAAGGCCGGCTGGACGGACTGGGACGGGTCAAGGTGTTCGTGCCGCCGACCGGTGAACCGCGCGGCACGCTGGCGCTCGCGGCCGGCGCCACGCGCGCGGTGCTGCACGGCTACGACGATCCGGACGGCAGCCGGCTGCTGGCCGACCGCAATGGCATGTGGCGCTACTTCAGACGTTACTACGCCGACTGCGGCGGCCACGACCAGCGCGGGATCGTCGATCTGCTGCATCGGGATGTCCTCACGCCCCGCCTGGACGGCATGCTCGCGGTGGCCTTCCGCACGGCAGCCGAGCGTTTCAGGCTGATCGACGACGAAGAACGAGTCACGGTCTACGTCTGCTATCCGGCCGGCGATGAAAAAGTACAGGCATTGCTGGACCGGCTCGCACAAGGTCAGGCCGAACGCTGGTCGATCCGTGCGCTGCAGCGCTATGCGGTGAGCGTGAGAAAGAAGGATATGCAACGCATGGGGAACGACTTGCATCCGGTGCTCCTGGACAGCTACATCCTGATCAATCCGCTGCGCTATCACCCGGAACTCGGATTGAACACGGAACAGGTCGCGATCTACAACCCGAGCGCCACGGCGCTCTGA
- the cas8c gene encoding type I-C CRISPR-associated protein Cas8c/Csd1, translating into MILQALDNYYRRRAAHPEPARRLPAVGLVEQPIGYLIEIDPAGRLVQLQKTGEMRGKKHEPSRFLVPRGVKKTSGVAANLLWDSAEYVLGVDTRGKPERVAEQHAAFRAKLAALPEAVASDTGIRAVQAFFDRLDLAALAQLPQWADIADTNPTMTFRLLGDDALVCQRPALQAAPEPTDDDATLEAAICLVRGQPDTVARLHPAIKGVWGAQTSGANIVSFNLDAFNSYGKTQGNNAPIGETAAQTYTTALNALLARDSTNRVQVGDASTVFWADVDDEPMEAGLAFLLGEPAKDDDPDRGIAAVQAIFKAIESGRYQHEAGSRRFHVLALAPNAARIAIRDYHDLPLAELAPRIKRHFDDLAIQGGPNDPPHPSLFRLLAALAAQGKADNIPPRLGGEVLRSVLDGRPYPAQLINLAVLRCRAERKVTYARAAMIKAWLNRDVRAKHTEEKEFQVMLDTSNNHPGYRLGRLFAALEKIQEEAQPGINATIRERFYGAASSTPATVFATLLRLSNHHLAKLKPGRKVNLERLLGEISGGLADFPAHLSLPDQGRFALGYYHQRQDFFTKRSADTDNTAPRSNEHGHRPPLRLRPPVRCEGRQPQRRP; encoded by the coding sequence ATGATCCTGCAAGCGCTCGACAACTATTACCGGCGCCGCGCCGCCCATCCCGAGCCGGCTCGCCGCCTGCCCGCGGTCGGGCTGGTCGAGCAGCCGATCGGCTACCTGATCGAGATCGATCCGGCCGGCCGACTGGTGCAATTGCAGAAGACCGGCGAGATGCGCGGCAAGAAGCACGAACCCAGCCGATTCCTGGTGCCGCGCGGCGTGAAGAAGACCTCCGGCGTCGCGGCCAACCTGCTGTGGGATAGCGCCGAATATGTGCTCGGCGTGGACACGCGCGGCAAGCCCGAGCGGGTGGCCGAGCAGCATGCGGCTTTCCGCGCCAAGTTGGCGGCCTTGCCCGAAGCGGTCGCAAGCGACACCGGCATACGCGCCGTCCAGGCCTTTTTCGACCGGCTCGACCTCGCCGCGCTGGCGCAACTACCGCAATGGGCCGATATCGCCGATACCAATCCGACCATGACTTTCCGGCTACTGGGCGATGACGCGCTGGTCTGCCAGCGCCCGGCCTTGCAAGCAGCCCCGGAGCCAACCGACGACGATGCGACTCTGGAGGCCGCGATCTGCCTGGTGCGCGGCCAACCGGACACGGTCGCGCGCCTGCATCCCGCCATCAAGGGCGTATGGGGTGCCCAGACCTCCGGCGCCAATATCGTCAGCTTCAACCTCGACGCCTTCAATTCCTACGGCAAGACGCAAGGCAACAACGCACCAATCGGCGAAACGGCGGCTCAGACCTATACCACTGCGCTGAACGCCCTGCTGGCGCGCGACTCGACCAATCGCGTCCAGGTCGGCGATGCCTCCACCGTGTTCTGGGCCGACGTCGACGACGAACCGATGGAGGCCGGCCTGGCCTTCCTGCTTGGCGAGCCGGCCAAGGACGACGACCCCGATCGCGGCATCGCCGCGGTCCAGGCCATCTTCAAAGCCATCGAAAGTGGCCGCTACCAACACGAGGCGGGCTCCCGCCGCTTCCATGTGCTGGCCCTCGCCCCCAACGCCGCCCGCATCGCCATCCGCGACTACCACGACCTGCCGCTGGCCGAGCTGGCGCCGCGCATCAAGCGGCACTTCGACGACCTGGCCATCCAGGGCGGGCCGAACGATCCGCCGCATCCGTCGCTGTTTCGCCTGCTCGCCGCACTGGCGGCCCAGGGCAAAGCCGACAACATCCCGCCGCGGCTGGGCGGCGAAGTGCTGCGCAGCGTGCTCGACGGCCGCCCCTACCCCGCCCAGCTGATCAACCTGGCCGTGCTGCGCTGCCGGGCCGAACGGAAGGTGACCTACGCCCGCGCCGCCATGATCAAGGCCTGGCTCAACCGCGATGTCCGCGCCAAACATACCGAGGAGAAGGAGTTTCAAGTCATGCTCGATACCAGCAACAACCATCCCGGCTACCGCCTGGGCCGGCTGTTCGCGGCGCTGGAGAAGATCCAGGAAGAAGCCCAGCCCGGCATCAACGCCACCATCCGCGAACGCTTCTATGGCGCCGCTTCCAGCACGCCGGCCACGGTATTCGCCACCTTGCTGCGGCTGTCCAACCACCACCTGGCCAAACTCAAGCCCGGCCGCAAGGTGAACCTGGAGCGCCTGCTGGGAGAGATCAGCGGCGGCCTAGCCGACTTCCCGGCCCACCTTAGCCTGCCCGACCAAGGCCGCTTCGCGCTCGGCTACTACCACCAGCGCCAGGACTTCTTCACCAAGCGCAGCGCCGATACCGACAACACCGCCCCGAGGAGCAATGAGCATGGCCATCGTCCACCGTTACGACTTCGTCCTCCTGTTCGATGTGAAGGACGGCAACCCCAACGGCGACCCTGA
- a CDS encoding SDR family NAD(P)-dependent oxidoreductase, producing the protein MQQPWQDFAPPADYLKDRVILVTGAGQGLGEVAALALAAHGATVVLTGRNEKKLGRVYDAIEAAGGAKPAAIPVDLAAMGDQDCVNFANLIWKEFDQLDGIVHCANGFNHLSPLVNQKLEEWVSMYRANVAAPFAITRAALPLLKRADDASVLFVVEQHAFDPKAYWGGFVTTRAGQAALAAVAADEWDKPPFPRVNVLVPGPVKSPFRTKTHPAENKDAMPAAAEMAPAFLWLAGPASREVRGQTFRFNPADTVGEAAA; encoded by the coding sequence ATGCAGCAGCCCTGGCAAGACTTCGCCCCGCCCGCCGATTACCTCAAGGACCGCGTCATCCTCGTCACCGGCGCCGGCCAGGGCCTGGGCGAGGTGGCCGCGCTGGCGCTGGCCGCCCACGGCGCGACCGTGGTGCTGACCGGCCGCAACGAGAAGAAGCTCGGCCGCGTCTACGACGCCATCGAGGCCGCAGGCGGCGCCAAGCCGGCCGCCATCCCGGTCGACCTGGCGGCAATGGGCGACCAGGACTGCGTGAACTTCGCCAACCTGATCTGGAAGGAATTCGACCAGCTCGACGGCATCGTTCATTGCGCCAACGGTTTCAACCACCTGTCGCCGCTGGTCAACCAGAAGCTCGAGGAATGGGTGTCGATGTACCGCGCCAACGTGGCCGCGCCGTTCGCCATCACCCGCGCCGCGCTGCCGCTGCTCAAGCGCGCCGACGACGCCAGCGTGCTGTTCGTGGTCGAACAGCATGCCTTCGACCCGAAGGCCTACTGGGGCGGCTTCGTCACCACCCGTGCCGGCCAGGCCGCGCTGGCGGCAGTGGCGGCCGACGAGTGGGACAAGCCGCCCTTCCCGCGCGTCAACGTGCTGGTGCCGGGCCCGGTGAAGTCGCCGTTCCGCACCAAGACCCATCCGGCCGAGAACAAGGACGCGATGCCCGCCGCCGCCGAGATGGCGCCGGCCTTCCTCTGGCTGGCCGGCCCGGCCAGCCGCGAGGTGCGCGGCCAGACCTTCCGCTTCAACCCGGCCGACACCGTCGGCGAGGCCGCCGCTTGA